Proteins encoded together in one Carya illinoinensis cultivar Pawnee chromosome 3, C.illinoinensisPawnee_v1, whole genome shotgun sequence window:
- the LOC122305139 gene encoding uncharacterized protein LOC122305139 isoform X1 yields the protein MVVQNSSIGAWIRHFLACTGGCFGCCSKPTPIIAVDEPSKGLKIQGRRVRKPSISDDFWSTSTYDPDNSTIQSQRSISSISTSNQTLNSGSGIGSKSCNSHYVNHGLLLWNQTRLQWTGSSRSRDQTQQSREPQLSCNVTYESFLGTKQPFPQPIPLSEMIEFLVDVWDQEGLYD from the exons ATGGTAGTGCAAAATAGCTCGATCGGTGCTTGGATCCGTCACTTCCTCGCTTGCACTGG TGGTTGCTTTGGATGCTGCTCTAAACCCACACCAATTATTGCTGTTGATGAGCCATCAAAGGGACTGAAAATTCAAGGGCGCAGGGTGAGAAAACCTAGTATATCAGATGATTTTTGGAGTACCAGCACATATGATCCAGACAACAGTACCATTCAGTCTCAAAGAAGCATCTCATCTATAAGCACATCAAACCAGACCCTCAATTCTGGCAGTGGGATTGGTAGCAAAAGCTGCAATTCTCACTATGTAAATCATG GCCTTCTGCTCTGGAATCAAACCAGGCTTCAATGGACTGGAAGTAGCAGGTCCAGGGATCAAACTCAACAAAGTCGGGAACCCCAATTAAG TTGCAACGTGACCTATGAAAGTTTTCTAGGGACCAAACAGCCTTTCCCCCAGCCCATTCCTCTATCT GAGATGATAGAGTTTCTGGTAGATGTATGGGACCAGGAGGGGCTGTATGATTGA
- the LOC122305139 gene encoding uncharacterized protein LOC122305139 isoform X2, whose amino-acid sequence MQLFPMQRNNSGCFGCCSKPTPIIAVDEPSKGLKIQGRRVRKPSISDDFWSTSTYDPDNSTIQSQRSISSISTSNQTLNSGSGIGSKSCNSHYVNHGLLLWNQTRLQWTGSSRSRDQTQQSREPQLSCNVTYESFLGTKQPFPQPIPLSEMIEFLVDVWDQEGLYD is encoded by the exons ATGCAGCTATTTCCAATGCAGAGAAACAATTC TGGTTGCTTTGGATGCTGCTCTAAACCCACACCAATTATTGCTGTTGATGAGCCATCAAAGGGACTGAAAATTCAAGGGCGCAGGGTGAGAAAACCTAGTATATCAGATGATTTTTGGAGTACCAGCACATATGATCCAGACAACAGTACCATTCAGTCTCAAAGAAGCATCTCATCTATAAGCACATCAAACCAGACCCTCAATTCTGGCAGTGGGATTGGTAGCAAAAGCTGCAATTCTCACTATGTAAATCATG GCCTTCTGCTCTGGAATCAAACCAGGCTTCAATGGACTGGAAGTAGCAGGTCCAGGGATCAAACTCAACAAAGTCGGGAACCCCAATTAAG TTGCAACGTGACCTATGAAAGTTTTCTAGGGACCAAACAGCCTTTCCCCCAGCCCATTCCTCTATCT GAGATGATAGAGTTTCTGGTAGATGTATGGGACCAGGAGGGGCTGTATGATTGA
- the LOC122305140 gene encoding uncharacterized protein LOC122305140 — translation MYHFPKIFDTPRRGRKSGKTFSSHRTFAFAKTTAMKVRSAVKKMCEFCKTVKRRGRVYVLCTANPKHKQRQGMSTFSYEGQPPPTSLDTSTKLDNFSSHNLRAGLASLIPKRPDSPIMYGWRVGLASILSKKAN, via the exons ATGTACCACTTTCCAAAAATATTTGACACACCGCGAAGAGGAAGAAAGTCCggaaaaacattttcttcccaCCGAACATTCGCTTTCGCCAAAACAACAG CAATGAAGGTACGGTCGGCAGTTAAGAAGATGTGTGAGTTTTGTAAGACGGTTAAACGTCGTGGTCGTGTTTATGTATTATGCACAGCTAATCCCAAACATAAGCAACGACAAGGCATGTCAACATTTTCATATGAAGGCCAGCCTCCTCCTAC GTCTTTGGACACGAGTACCAAACTGGATAACTTTTCCAGTCACAACTTGAGGGCTGGTCTGGCTTCTCTCATACCAAAAAGGCCGGACTCTCCAATAATGTATGGATGGAGGGTAGGCCTTGCATCTATCCTGTCCAAAAAGGCCAATTAG
- the LOC122305138 gene encoding uncharacterized protein LOC122305138: MSSMISPQGVVLATAMAVSGTVVLLVLRLQKSLPTTQFPVDQVPQSSPPILRPCIFSSTEGKKREKKKKKKKRVQFAEDVVDPSGDGKEYRRQHDAINSCSSYSSSSSATPTKLGKSSRGETKGMQANRLALYNGILRDRGVQRLAYSY; the protein is encoded by the exons atgtccTCAATGATAAGCCCACAAGGTGTGGTCCTGGCCACGGCCATGGCTGTCTCCGGCACCGTAGTCCTCCTCGTGCTTCGTCTCCAAAAGTCTCTCCCAACAACCCAATTCCCCGTCGATCAAGTTCCCCAGTCCTCGCCGCCAATTCTACGTCCTTGTATCTTCAGTAGTACTG agggaaagaagagagagaagaagaagaagaagaagaagagagtgcAATTTGCAGAagatgtggtggatccaagtggGGATGGGAAGGAGTATAGGAGGCAGCATGATGCAATTAACAGTTGTTCTTcgtattcttcttcttcgtcagCAACACCAACAAAGTTAGGAAAGAGCAGCAGAGGTGAAACCAAAGGAATGCAAGCCAATAGGCTGGCTCTCTACAATGGAATTCTCAGGGATCGTGGGGTTCAGCGATTGGCCTACTCTTATTGA